A DNA window from Andrena cerasifolii isolate SP2316 chromosome 16, iyAndCera1_principal, whole genome shotgun sequence contains the following coding sequences:
- the LOC143377675 gene encoding uncharacterized protein LOC143377675 isoform X4: MKDSLVKHEVKQEWEEGQQEQGSPIRIAVSEEQPVESSRTVITARRHVRTITTAGHITETVLKPEPDSPDTNAMPSTVHLQPPQQHQHQHQHHHHQHHQHHQFHHQSVDQQPQPRPRIYQGEEQQEQGGQQSSQHFVQISQSDAEVQQQQQHRSGEQRVVYLTSNGQEVQVEVPENVNSTTLTIKEPTRYETTGSDRTDVERMYGYSSSEGQQQLRRDNLGIAVQVQDRRGQPPSGQQRYSPRESGQPSGGNGASNSRSYHQGSPVLIATSEEYETAPMVSQTNAPSSSSSSTSTATSAAVAVAASASASAATSASATASAQVGSPAPPYSPPISDGIRVAGNQHQSAQQQHQHHLVGGYADAGGASIKYDTEAAAAAAAERFVAAAGVASENIKVSSTYTTLETVAIPPSQAVQYAQYISGGETFQQGPTYTYAKSGDQLILTYPSPAQLGTRVGGMESPGSAYIKGDPTLASSLGGPRSVPLHYEQPGSPSGQVTLYGGGTGSYSYGKPSATGEYWSTAGTPSPPTFDCVQGYQGVTAISVSDPANMQLYSGGAYTVSTGSAGPGSPWAGLPLSGPEESFDGTIVTAEPKECSGCTALTTIWRRDETGHYYCHGCLYNKMNGANRPPMRCGKPKQPVAPTSVRRTGVQCANCRTSNTTLWRRNNNGEPVCNACGLYFKLHNVNRPLSMKKEGIQTRKRKPKNHSGISGSLAGPSGMHKTEIKSSLLGESSRPTTRANR, from the exons ATGAAGGACTCGCTGGTGAAGCACGAGGTGAAACAGGAGTGGGAGGAAGGCCAGCAGGAGCAAGGCTCGCCGATTCGGATCGCCGTGAGCGAGGAGCAACCGGTGGAAAGTTCTCGGACAGTGATCACGGCCAGAAGGCACGTGCGCACCATCACCACGGCTGGTCACATTACGGAGACGGTCCTCAAACCCGAGCCAGACTCGCCAGACACCAATGCCATGCCTAGTACCGTCCACCTTCAGCCGCCCCAGCAGCATCAGCACCAGCACCAGCATCACCATCATCAGCACCACCAACACCACCAGTTCCACCATCAGTCGGTCGACCAGCAACCGCAACCGCGACCGCGTATCTATCAAGGGGAAGAGCAACAGGAGCAGGGAGGCCAGCAATCGTCGCAGCATTTCGTGCAAATCTCGCAGTCGGACGCGGAGgttcagcagcaacagcagcatcgTTCCGGCGAGCAGCGTGTTGTTTATCTGACCAGCAACGGCCAGGAAGTGCAGGTCGAGGTACCGGAGAACGTCAACTCGACCACTCTCACCATCAAAGAGCCAACGAG ATACGAGACCACCGGCTCGGATAGGACGGACGTGGAGCGCATGTACGGCTATTCGTCGTCGGAGGGGCAGCAGCAGTTGCGAAGAGACAACCTCGGAATCGCGGTTCAGGTGCAAGACAGACGAGGACAGCCTCCGAGTGGCCAGCAGAGATACAGTCCGCGGGAGAGCGGCCAACCGAGCGGCGGAAACGGCGCCAGCAACAGCAGGTCGTATCATCAAGGGTCGCCCGTTCTGATCGCGACCAGCGAGGAGTACGAGACTGCTCCAATGGTCTCTCAAACAAAtgcgccgtcctcgtcgtcgtcgtcgacgtcaaCGGCGACGTCAGCGGCGGTTGCCGTCGCTGCGTCCGCGTCCGCGTCAGCGGCAACGAGCGCTAGCGCCACCGCGAGTGCTCAGGTCGGTTCACCCGCGCCACCCTATTCCCCACCGATCAGTGACGGTATCCGCGTAGCGGGTAATCAGCATCAATCAGCCCAACAGCAGCACCAACACCACCTGGTCGGTGGTTACGCGGATGCAGGTGGTGCGAGCATCAAATACGACACGGAGGCAGCCGCGGCCGCAGCCGCGGAACGTTTCGTTGCCGCGGCAGGCGTAGCCAGTGAAAACATCAAAGTGTCGAGCACCTACACGACTCTGGAGACGGTGGCCATTCCACCGTCGCAGGCTGTGCAATACGCGCAGTACATATCCGGCGGCGAAACCTTTCAGCAGGGTCCGACCTACACCTACGCCAAGTCCGGGGACCAACTGATCCTGACGTATCCGTCGCCCGCTCAGCTGGGTACTCGCGTCGGCGGG ATGGAATCCCCTGGAAGCGCTTACATCAAAGGAGACCCGACTCTGGCTTCGTCCCTGGGAGGACCGCGTAGCGTGCCGCTCCACTATGAGCAGCCAGGCTCCCCGAGTGGTCAGGTGACTCTGTACGGCGGCGGTACCGGCTCCTACTCGTACGGCAAGCCATCCGCCACCGGGGAATATTGGTCAACGGCCGGTACTCCGTCACCGCCTACGTTCGATTGCGTTCAGGGCTACCAGGGCGTGACAGCGATCTCTGTCAGCGATCCGGCCAACATGCAGCTGTATTCCGGCGGCGCGTACACCGTGTCCACCGGTAGCGCCGGACCAGGCTCGCCGTGGGCCGGCCTGCCCCTTTCCGGGCCCGAGGAGAGCTTCGACGGGACCATCGTCACCGCGGAACCGAAAGAGTGCTCTGGTTGCACAGCGCTAACCACCATCTGGAGGAGGGATGAAACCGGCCATTACTATTGCCACGGCTGCCTTTACAACAAAATGAACGGAGCAAACAGGCCGCCCATGAGATGCGGCAAGCCGAAGCAACCCGTCGCGCCG ACGAGTGTCAGGAGAACGGGGGTGCAATGCGCCAATTGCAGAACGAGCAACACCACCCTCTGGCGACGAAACAACAACGGGGAGCCGGTCTGCAATGCCTGCGGACTCTACTTTAAGCTGCATAAC GTAAACAGGCCACTCAGCATGAAGAAGGAAGGGATACAGACAAGGAAGAGAAAACCGAAGAATCATTCGGGAATAAGTGGAAGCCTAGCGGGGCCCAGCGGCATGCACAAGACCGAGATTAAGTCTAGCTTACTCGGTGAGTCTTCG CGTCCCACCACTAGAGCCAATCGCTAG
- the LOC143377675 gene encoding uncharacterized protein LOC143377675 isoform X7 — protein sequence MKDSLVKHEVKQEWEEGQQEQGSPIRIAVSEEQPVESSRTVITARRHVRTITTAGHITETVLKPEPDSPDTNAMPSTVHLQPPQQHQHQHQHHHHQHHQHHQFHHQSVDQQPQPRPRIYQGEEQQEQGGQQSSQHFVQISQSDAEVQQQQQHRSGEQRVVYLTSNGQEVQVEVPENVNSTTLTIKEPTRYETTGSDRTDVERMYGYSSSEGQQQLRRDNLGIAVQVQDRRGQPPSGQQRYSPRESGQPSGGNGASNSRSYHQGSPVLIATSEEYETAPMVSQTNAPSSSSSSTSTATSAAVAVAASASASAATSASATASAQVGSPAPPYSPPISDGIRVAGNQHQSAQQQHQHHLVGGYADAGGASIKYDTEAAAAAAAERFVAAAGVASENIKVSSTYTTLETVAIPPSQAVQYAQYISGGETFQQGPTYTYAKSGDQLILTYPSPAQLGTRVGGMESPGSAYIKGDPTLASSLGGPRSVPLHYEQPGSPSGQVTLYGGGTGSYSYGKPSATGEYWSTAGTPSPPTFDCVQGYQGVTAISVSDPANMQLYSGGAYTVSTGSAGPGSPWAGLPLSGPEESFDGTIVTAEPKECSGCTALTTIWRRDETGHYYCHGCLYNKMNGANRPPMRCGKPKQPVAPTSVRRTGVQCANCRTSNTTLWRRNNNGEPVCNACGLYFKLHNVNRPLSMKKEGIQTRKRKPKNHSGISGSLAGPSGMHKTEIKSSLLASHH from the exons ATGAAGGACTCGCTGGTGAAGCACGAGGTGAAACAGGAGTGGGAGGAAGGCCAGCAGGAGCAAGGCTCGCCGATTCGGATCGCCGTGAGCGAGGAGCAACCGGTGGAAAGTTCTCGGACAGTGATCACGGCCAGAAGGCACGTGCGCACCATCACCACGGCTGGTCACATTACGGAGACGGTCCTCAAACCCGAGCCAGACTCGCCAGACACCAATGCCATGCCTAGTACCGTCCACCTTCAGCCGCCCCAGCAGCATCAGCACCAGCACCAGCATCACCATCATCAGCACCACCAACACCACCAGTTCCACCATCAGTCGGTCGACCAGCAACCGCAACCGCGACCGCGTATCTATCAAGGGGAAGAGCAACAGGAGCAGGGAGGCCAGCAATCGTCGCAGCATTTCGTGCAAATCTCGCAGTCGGACGCGGAGgttcagcagcaacagcagcatcgTTCCGGCGAGCAGCGTGTTGTTTATCTGACCAGCAACGGCCAGGAAGTGCAGGTCGAGGTACCGGAGAACGTCAACTCGACCACTCTCACCATCAAAGAGCCAACGAG ATACGAGACCACCGGCTCGGATAGGACGGACGTGGAGCGCATGTACGGCTATTCGTCGTCGGAGGGGCAGCAGCAGTTGCGAAGAGACAACCTCGGAATCGCGGTTCAGGTGCAAGACAGACGAGGACAGCCTCCGAGTGGCCAGCAGAGATACAGTCCGCGGGAGAGCGGCCAACCGAGCGGCGGAAACGGCGCCAGCAACAGCAGGTCGTATCATCAAGGGTCGCCCGTTCTGATCGCGACCAGCGAGGAGTACGAGACTGCTCCAATGGTCTCTCAAACAAAtgcgccgtcctcgtcgtcgtcgtcgacgtcaaCGGCGACGTCAGCGGCGGTTGCCGTCGCTGCGTCCGCGTCCGCGTCAGCGGCAACGAGCGCTAGCGCCACCGCGAGTGCTCAGGTCGGTTCACCCGCGCCACCCTATTCCCCACCGATCAGTGACGGTATCCGCGTAGCGGGTAATCAGCATCAATCAGCCCAACAGCAGCACCAACACCACCTGGTCGGTGGTTACGCGGATGCAGGTGGTGCGAGCATCAAATACGACACGGAGGCAGCCGCGGCCGCAGCCGCGGAACGTTTCGTTGCCGCGGCAGGCGTAGCCAGTGAAAACATCAAAGTGTCGAGCACCTACACGACTCTGGAGACGGTGGCCATTCCACCGTCGCAGGCTGTGCAATACGCGCAGTACATATCCGGCGGCGAAACCTTTCAGCAGGGTCCGACCTACACCTACGCCAAGTCCGGGGACCAACTGATCCTGACGTATCCGTCGCCCGCTCAGCTGGGTACTCGCGTCGGCGGG ATGGAATCCCCTGGAAGCGCTTACATCAAAGGAGACCCGACTCTGGCTTCGTCCCTGGGAGGACCGCGTAGCGTGCCGCTCCACTATGAGCAGCCAGGCTCCCCGAGTGGTCAGGTGACTCTGTACGGCGGCGGTACCGGCTCCTACTCGTACGGCAAGCCATCCGCCACCGGGGAATATTGGTCAACGGCCGGTACTCCGTCACCGCCTACGTTCGATTGCGTTCAGGGCTACCAGGGCGTGACAGCGATCTCTGTCAGCGATCCGGCCAACATGCAGCTGTATTCCGGCGGCGCGTACACCGTGTCCACCGGTAGCGCCGGACCAGGCTCGCCGTGGGCCGGCCTGCCCCTTTCCGGGCCCGAGGAGAGCTTCGACGGGACCATCGTCACCGCGGAACCGAAAGAGTGCTCTGGTTGCACAGCGCTAACCACCATCTGGAGGAGGGATGAAACCGGCCATTACTATTGCCACGGCTGCCTTTACAACAAAATGAACGGAGCAAACAGGCCGCCCATGAGATGCGGCAAGCCGAAGCAACCCGTCGCGCCG ACGAGTGTCAGGAGAACGGGGGTGCAATGCGCCAATTGCAGAACGAGCAACACCACCCTCTGGCGACGAAACAACAACGGGGAGCCGGTCTGCAATGCCTGCGGACTCTACTTTAAGCTGCATAAC GTAAACAGGCCACTCAGCATGAAGAAGGAAGGGATACAGACAAGGAAGAGAAAACCGAAGAATCATTCGGGAATAAGTGGAAGCCTAGCGGGGCCCAGCGGCATGCACAAGACCGAGATTAAGTCTAGCTTACTCG CGTCCCACCACTAG
- the LOC143377675 gene encoding uncharacterized protein LOC143377675 isoform X5, with product MKDSLVKHEVKQEWEEGQQEQGSPIRIAVSEEQPVESSRTVITARRHVRTITTAGHITETVLKPEPDSPDTNAMPSTVHLQPPQQHQHQHQHHHHQHHQHHQFHHQSVDQQPQPRPRIYQGEEQQEQGGQQSSQHFVQISQSDAEVQQQQQHRSGEQRVVYLTSNGQEVQVEVPENVNSTTLTIKEPTRYETTGSDRTDVERMYGYSSSEGQQQLRRDNLGIAVQVQDRRGQPPSGQQRYSPRESGQPSGGNGASNSRSYHQGSPVLIATSEEYETAPMVSQTNAPSSSSSSTSTATSAAVAVAASASASAATSASATASAQVGSPAPPYSPPISDGIRVAGNQHQSAQQQHQHHLVGGYADAGGASIKYDTEAAAAAAAERFVAAAGVASENIKVSSTYTTLETVAIPPSQAVQYAQYISGGETFQQGPTYTYAKSGDQLILTYPSPAQLGTRVGGMESPGSAYIKGDPTLASSLGGPRSVPLHYEQPGSPSGQVTLYGGGTGSYSYGKPSATGEYWSTAGTPSPPTFDCVQGYQGVTAISVSDPANMQLYSGGAYTVSTGSAGPGSPWAGLPLSGPEESFDGTIVTAEPKECSGCTALTTIWRRDETGHYYCHGCLYNKMNGANRPPMRCGKPKQPVAPTSVRRTGVQCANCRTSNTTLWRRNNNGEPVCNACGLYFKLHNVNRPLSMKKEGIQTRKRKPKNHSGISGSLAGPSGMHKTEIKSSLLGESSWTRCS from the exons ATGAAGGACTCGCTGGTGAAGCACGAGGTGAAACAGGAGTGGGAGGAAGGCCAGCAGGAGCAAGGCTCGCCGATTCGGATCGCCGTGAGCGAGGAGCAACCGGTGGAAAGTTCTCGGACAGTGATCACGGCCAGAAGGCACGTGCGCACCATCACCACGGCTGGTCACATTACGGAGACGGTCCTCAAACCCGAGCCAGACTCGCCAGACACCAATGCCATGCCTAGTACCGTCCACCTTCAGCCGCCCCAGCAGCATCAGCACCAGCACCAGCATCACCATCATCAGCACCACCAACACCACCAGTTCCACCATCAGTCGGTCGACCAGCAACCGCAACCGCGACCGCGTATCTATCAAGGGGAAGAGCAACAGGAGCAGGGAGGCCAGCAATCGTCGCAGCATTTCGTGCAAATCTCGCAGTCGGACGCGGAGgttcagcagcaacagcagcatcgTTCCGGCGAGCAGCGTGTTGTTTATCTGACCAGCAACGGCCAGGAAGTGCAGGTCGAGGTACCGGAGAACGTCAACTCGACCACTCTCACCATCAAAGAGCCAACGAG ATACGAGACCACCGGCTCGGATAGGACGGACGTGGAGCGCATGTACGGCTATTCGTCGTCGGAGGGGCAGCAGCAGTTGCGAAGAGACAACCTCGGAATCGCGGTTCAGGTGCAAGACAGACGAGGACAGCCTCCGAGTGGCCAGCAGAGATACAGTCCGCGGGAGAGCGGCCAACCGAGCGGCGGAAACGGCGCCAGCAACAGCAGGTCGTATCATCAAGGGTCGCCCGTTCTGATCGCGACCAGCGAGGAGTACGAGACTGCTCCAATGGTCTCTCAAACAAAtgcgccgtcctcgtcgtcgtcgtcgacgtcaaCGGCGACGTCAGCGGCGGTTGCCGTCGCTGCGTCCGCGTCCGCGTCAGCGGCAACGAGCGCTAGCGCCACCGCGAGTGCTCAGGTCGGTTCACCCGCGCCACCCTATTCCCCACCGATCAGTGACGGTATCCGCGTAGCGGGTAATCAGCATCAATCAGCCCAACAGCAGCACCAACACCACCTGGTCGGTGGTTACGCGGATGCAGGTGGTGCGAGCATCAAATACGACACGGAGGCAGCCGCGGCCGCAGCCGCGGAACGTTTCGTTGCCGCGGCAGGCGTAGCCAGTGAAAACATCAAAGTGTCGAGCACCTACACGACTCTGGAGACGGTGGCCATTCCACCGTCGCAGGCTGTGCAATACGCGCAGTACATATCCGGCGGCGAAACCTTTCAGCAGGGTCCGACCTACACCTACGCCAAGTCCGGGGACCAACTGATCCTGACGTATCCGTCGCCCGCTCAGCTGGGTACTCGCGTCGGCGGG ATGGAATCCCCTGGAAGCGCTTACATCAAAGGAGACCCGACTCTGGCTTCGTCCCTGGGAGGACCGCGTAGCGTGCCGCTCCACTATGAGCAGCCAGGCTCCCCGAGTGGTCAGGTGACTCTGTACGGCGGCGGTACCGGCTCCTACTCGTACGGCAAGCCATCCGCCACCGGGGAATATTGGTCAACGGCCGGTACTCCGTCACCGCCTACGTTCGATTGCGTTCAGGGCTACCAGGGCGTGACAGCGATCTCTGTCAGCGATCCGGCCAACATGCAGCTGTATTCCGGCGGCGCGTACACCGTGTCCACCGGTAGCGCCGGACCAGGCTCGCCGTGGGCCGGCCTGCCCCTTTCCGGGCCCGAGGAGAGCTTCGACGGGACCATCGTCACCGCGGAACCGAAAGAGTGCTCTGGTTGCACAGCGCTAACCACCATCTGGAGGAGGGATGAAACCGGCCATTACTATTGCCACGGCTGCCTTTACAACAAAATGAACGGAGCAAACAGGCCGCCCATGAGATGCGGCAAGCCGAAGCAACCCGTCGCGCCG ACGAGTGTCAGGAGAACGGGGGTGCAATGCGCCAATTGCAGAACGAGCAACACCACCCTCTGGCGACGAAACAACAACGGGGAGCCGGTCTGCAATGCCTGCGGACTCTACTTTAAGCTGCATAAC GTAAACAGGCCACTCAGCATGAAGAAGGAAGGGATACAGACAAGGAAGAGAAAACCGAAGAATCATTCGGGAATAAGTGGAAGCCTAGCGGGGCCCAGCGGCATGCACAAGACCGAGATTAAGTCTAGCTTACTCGGTGAGTCTTCG TGGACTCGCTGCAGTTGA